One Leptolyngbya subtilissima AS-A7 genomic window carries:
- the ptsP gene encoding phosphoenolpyruvate--protein phosphotransferase, with protein MTALEAPPTKTNSLVLTAPLSGLVVPIDTVPDPVFAQKMVGDGVSIDPTSQVLLAPCDGDILQIHSASHAVTVKTAEGIEILMHIGLDTVALKGEGFTARVKVGDRVKSGDILIEFDADYIALHARSLLTQIVVTNSDRVAEFRPANGMVNAARNMVLELVLVGETTASKAETGDTVTSEAIVIPNPVGLHARPAAVLAQLAKKYQSAIRLHRGSDSANVRSVVAIMGLEIGRGETVTLEATGADAAAAIADLSTALRDGLGEEGAAPVTTAAASVAQADISAPAPRPKSDNPNIILGVAASPGVAVGNTYRQQRQALRVDETADSPKDEHRKLARAIDQAALEIESLRAKVHGQGDPSKAAIFAAHQELLEDPELMDSATSTIDQGKSAAFAWQETYTTQADQLARLKSELLAQRANDLRDVGDRVLRILTGVKAEALVLPANTILLAEDLTPSDMANLDPTRVVGFATVAGGATSHVAILARSMGIPAIAGIEPRILDLADGTPIILDGTKGRVRLNASVGELEQTQHRIARQKAKQATDLEHAFEPAITQDGQQIEVVANIGSQKDAEASLKVGGEGVGLLRTEFVFMEASSAPTEDEQEAIYASILRVLGDRPMIIRTLDVGGDKPLPYLPMAHEENPFLGERGIRLGFDRPELMRTQFRAILRASTAGKARVMFPMIARMEEWEMAKAVMEEERQKLGVPPIEIGIMVEVPAAAVSAERFAEQVDFFSIGTNDLTQYTLAMDRGHPKLAPYVDALNPSVLRMIDLTVRGADKHGKWVGVCGGMAGDPLAVPILMGLGVKELSVSVPVIPAVKAQVRALSYSHCQELAQQALNLDSAAQVRNLVPLEEA; from the coding sequence ATGACAGCCCTTGAAGCCCCCCCAACCAAAACTAACAGTCTGGTTTTAACGGCCCCGCTGTCGGGGCTGGTGGTTCCGATAGACACCGTGCCTGACCCAGTATTTGCGCAAAAGATGGTGGGCGATGGCGTGTCTATTGATCCAACCAGTCAGGTGCTGCTAGCCCCCTGCGATGGGGATATTTTGCAAATTCATAGCGCTAGTCACGCAGTCACGGTGAAGACCGCCGAGGGCATTGAGATTTTGATGCACATTGGGCTGGATACCGTAGCTCTAAAGGGTGAGGGGTTTACGGCCAGGGTAAAGGTGGGCGATCGCGTTAAATCCGGCGACATCCTAATTGAGTTCGACGCCGACTATATAGCGCTCCACGCCCGCAGCCTGCTGACCCAAATTGTGGTGACCAACAGCGATCGCGTGGCCGAGTTTAGACCCGCTAACGGTATGGTCAACGCCGCCCGCAATATGGTGCTGGAGCTGGTGCTAGTGGGGGAAACAACCGCTAGCAAGGCCGAGACCGGGGACACGGTGACCTCCGAAGCCATTGTCATTCCCAACCCGGTGGGGCTGCATGCCCGACCGGCGGCGGTGCTGGCTCAGCTAGCGAAAAAGTATCAGTCGGCTATTCGCCTGCATCGGGGCAGCGACAGCGCCAACGTCCGCAGCGTGGTCGCAATTATGGGGTTGGAGATCGGTCGGGGTGAGACGGTGACGCTGGAGGCGACCGGGGCCGACGCAGCCGCGGCGATCGCAGACCTGTCCACAGCCCTGCGGGATGGCCTGGGCGAAGAGGGTGCCGCTCCCGTGACCACCGCTGCCGCCAGTGTTGCCCAAGCCGACATTTCCGCCCCGGCCCCGCGACCCAAGAGCGACAACCCCAATATCATTCTGGGCGTGGCCGCCTCGCCTGGGGTAGCGGTGGGCAACACCTACCGTCAGCAGCGACAGGCCCTGCGCGTTGACGAAACCGCAGACAGTCCGAAGGATGAGCACCGCAAGCTTGCCAGAGCGATCGACCAGGCGGCGCTCGAAATCGAGAGTCTGCGCGCCAAGGTGCATGGCCAGGGCGACCCCAGCAAAGCCGCCATCTTCGCCGCCCACCAAGAACTGCTGGAAGACCCAGAACTGATGGATAGCGCCACTAGCACCATCGACCAGGGCAAGAGCGCCGCCTTTGCCTGGCAGGAGACCTACACCACCCAGGCTGACCAGCTGGCCCGGCTCAAGAGCGAGCTGCTGGCCCAGCGGGCCAACGATTTGCGCGATGTGGGCGATCGCGTGCTCCGCATTCTCACTGGGGTCAAAGCAGAGGCCCTGGTTTTGCCCGCCAACACTATTTTGCTGGCCGAAGACCTCACCCCGTCGGATATGGCCAACCTTGACCCGACGCGGGTGGTGGGCTTTGCTACGGTGGCGGGTGGGGCTACCTCTCACGTAGCAATTTTGGCAAGGTCGATGGGCATACCGGCGATCGCCGGCATCGAACCCCGCATTCTTGACCTGGCCGATGGCACCCCGATAATTCTCGATGGCACCAAGGGCCGGGTGAGGCTCAATGCCTCCGTAGGCGAGCTAGAGCAAACCCAGCATCGCATTGCCCGCCAAAAGGCCAAGCAGGCAACGGATCTGGAGCATGCCTTTGAGCCGGCCATCACCCAGGATGGGCAGCAGATTGAGGTGGTCGCCAACATCGGCAGCCAAAAAGATGCTGAAGCCTCGCTCAAGGTCGGCGGCGAAGGGGTCGGTCTGCTCAGAACAGAGTTTGTCTTTATGGAGGCCAGTTCAGCCCCCACTGAAGATGAGCAGGAGGCGATCTATGCCAGCATTTTGCGGGTGCTGGGCGATCGCCCCATGATTATTCGCACCCTGGATGTGGGCGGCGATAAGCCTCTGCCCTACCTACCCATGGCCCACGAAGAGAATCCTTTCCTAGGCGAGCGGGGCATTCGTCTCGGCTTCGATCGCCCCGAGCTGATGCGCACTCAATTTCGCGCCATTCTCAGAGCCTCCACCGCAGGCAAGGCGCGGGTGATGTTCCCCATGATTGCCCGCATGGAGGAGTGGGAGATGGCCAAGGCGGTAATGGAAGAAGAGCGCCAGAAGCTGGGCGTGCCGCCCATCGAGATCGGCATCATGGTTGAGGTGCCGGCTGCCGCTGTGTCCGCTGAGCGGTTTGCAGAACAGGTGGACTTCTTTTCCATTGGCACCAATGACCTGACTCAATACACCTTGGCAATGGATCGCGGCCATCCCAAGCTGGCCCCCTATGTGGATGCCCTTAACCCCAGCGTGCTGCGCATGATCGACCTGACAGTGCGAGGGGCTGACAAGCACGGCAAATGGGTAGGTGTCTGCGGCGGCATGGCGGGCGACCCCCTAGCCGTTCCTATTCTGATGGGCCTGGGCGTAAAGGAACTGAGCGTCAGCGTGCCAGTGATTCCAGCGGTGAAGGCCCAGGTACGGGCTTTGAGCTATTCCCACTGTCAGGAGTTGGCGCAGCAGGCGTTGAATTTGGATTCTGCCGCCCAAGTGCGCAATCTGGTGCCCCTAGAAGAGGCGTAG
- a CDS encoding ABC transporter permease — protein MAQSSTPRRPSISPWERLVVFANSETVLYVLKRILQAALTLLLASALSFFVIQLAPGNFLDQYRQSPQFSPETLAQLEAQFGLDQPAWRQYLNWLYQVIFHGNFGLSFAYQRPVVDLLWERVPNTLLLAFAAFLVTWLIAIPMGIVSAVNQNRPADRVLRVLSYLGQGMPSIVTGLLLLFFAQSVAPLFPIGGRTSIIHDDLNWFGKLVDVGWHLILPTLALSITSFAGLQRVTRGQLLDVLRQNYIQTARAKGLSENRVVYVHALRNAVNPLITLLGFEFAGLLGGAFITETYFNWPGLGKLTLEAVQAQDLYLVMASLIMGAVLLIVGNLLADLALSFVDPRIRLSDIN, from the coding sequence ATGGCCCAGTCTTCTACTCCTCGCCGCCCTTCAATCAGCCCCTGGGAACGTCTGGTGGTCTTTGCCAACAGTGAAACCGTCCTCTACGTGCTGAAGCGCATCTTGCAGGCTGCCCTAACGCTGCTGCTGGCCTCGGCCCTAAGCTTTTTTGTAATTCAGCTAGCACCGGGCAATTTTCTCGATCAGTATCGCCAGAGCCCGCAGTTTTCGCCCGAAACCCTGGCGCAGCTAGAGGCCCAGTTTGGCCTCGATCAGCCAGCCTGGCGGCAGTACCTCAACTGGCTCTACCAAGTAATCTTCCACGGCAACTTTGGCCTCAGCTTTGCCTACCAGCGCCCAGTGGTTGACCTGCTGTGGGAGCGGGTACCCAATACCCTGTTGCTCGCTTTCGCGGCTTTTCTGGTTACCTGGCTAATCGCTATTCCCATGGGCATCGTCAGCGCGGTCAACCAAAACCGTCCTGCTGATCGCGTGTTGCGGGTGCTGAGCTATTTGGGTCAGGGCATGCCCAGTATCGTGACTGGCCTGCTGCTGCTGTTCTTTGCTCAGAGCGTGGCACCGCTGTTTCCCATTGGCGGACGCACCAGCATCATTCACGACGACCTCAACTGGTTTGGCAAGCTCGTGGATGTGGGCTGGCACCTGATTTTGCCTACCCTAGCCCTCAGTATCACCAGTTTTGCTGGTCTTCAGCGGGTTACCCGAGGGCAGCTGCTCGACGTGCTGCGCCAAAACTACATTCAAACCGCCCGTGCCAAAGGGCTGTCAGAAAATCGGGTGGTCTACGTCCATGCTCTGCGCAATGCGGTCAACCCGCTGATCACGCTTCTGGGCTTTGAGTTTGCTGGCCTGCTGGGTGGTGCATTCATCACTGAAACCTATTTCAACTGGCCTGGTCTTGGAAAATTGACCCTCGAAGCGGTGCAGGCCCAGGATTTGTATTTGGTGATGGCGAGTCTGATTATGGGAGCGGTGTTGCTAATTGTGGGCAATCTGCTGGCCGATCTGGCGCTGAGTTTTGTCGACCCTCGCATTCGCCTGTCGGATATTAACTAG